One region of Glutamicibacter sp. B1 genomic DNA includes:
- a CDS encoding NADH:flavin oxidoreductase/NADH oxidase, translated as MPQSKLFSEVTIPTKSGAGLQLRNRVVLPPMCQYVVAQRDGIPTTWQLTHLGSMAHGGFSLIITEATAVAPEGRISDRDTGLWNEEQVEAWKPITQYIRSHGAAVGVQLAHAGAKASTYGWLEDIEAAGKVGSISDEDGGWETFSASSTDIFGLKPATAMSIEQIQKSVQDWARAAQRADVAGFDLIQIHAAHGYLIHQFLSPLNNQRTDEYGGSFENRTRYLRELVSAISAVWPEDKALGIRFSGEDWLEGGWRLEDTVKLAKEMYDLGVRAFDLSSAGIGAYAGPTGPGYQVPLAQAVKQALPEDAFVTAVGAITDAIQAEQIVVTGQADGVSIGRAALGNPQWPNHAAQQLGAKKAYPVQYWRGRW; from the coding sequence ATGCCTCAAAGCAAACTATTTTCTGAAGTCACCATCCCTACTAAGAGCGGAGCAGGACTGCAGCTTCGCAATCGTGTAGTCCTGCCTCCGATGTGCCAGTACGTGGTCGCACAGCGCGATGGCATTCCAACCACTTGGCAGCTAACGCACCTAGGTTCCATGGCGCACGGCGGTTTTTCCTTGATCATCACCGAGGCAACCGCCGTTGCGCCAGAGGGGCGTATCTCGGATCGAGACACGGGACTGTGGAATGAAGAACAGGTCGAAGCCTGGAAACCCATTACCCAGTACATTCGTTCCCATGGAGCAGCCGTTGGTGTACAGCTGGCCCATGCCGGTGCCAAGGCTTCCACCTACGGTTGGCTGGAAGACATTGAGGCAGCAGGAAAAGTTGGCAGTATTAGTGATGAAGACGGCGGTTGGGAAACTTTCAGTGCCTCGTCCACCGATATTTTTGGCCTCAAACCAGCAACGGCCATGAGCATTGAACAGATCCAAAAATCTGTGCAGGACTGGGCACGAGCCGCCCAGCGTGCCGACGTCGCCGGGTTTGACCTGATTCAGATTCACGCGGCCCACGGATACCTGATCCACCAATTCCTCTCACCACTAAATAACCAACGCACCGATGAATATGGTGGAAGCTTCGAAAACCGCACTAGGTACTTGCGTGAACTTGTCAGCGCTATTTCTGCAGTGTGGCCAGAAGATAAGGCGTTAGGTATTCGCTTCTCTGGCGAAGACTGGCTGGAAGGAGGATGGCGTCTGGAAGACACAGTGAAATTGGCGAAGGAAATGTATGACCTAGGAGTTCGTGCCTTCGATCTGTCCAGCGCAGGGATCGGCGCGTATGCCGGCCCGACCGGACCTGGCTATCAAGTGCCTCTGGCCCAGGCAGTCAAACAGGCTCTTCCGGAAGACGCCTTCGTTACGGCCGTTGGTGCGATTACCGATGCAATTCAGGCGGAGCAAATTGTCGTGACTGGACAAGCCGATGGTGTGAGTATCGGACGAGCGGCTTTGGGCAACCCGCAGTGGCCGAACCACGCCGCGCAGCAACTTGGTGCCAAGAAGGCTTACCCAGTGCAGTACTGGCGTGGTCGCTGGTAA
- the mgtE gene encoding magnesium transporter — protein MFTFEYVDFSTTSLEIRSRLTNEDFQPLATLLRSLDLGQLIKQIEALKTTDAAILYRLLDKERALEVFQDLDTVVQAELIESLQQEAVVDAFAALEPADRVALLDELPATVASQLLVGLDAQQRQATAVLLGYQDSSVGRVMSPQVITTLPDFTVGQTLERITPQLGATEHGHIIMVVDSTRRFLGALRLSELLGQPRNQRVSAISKELPTAQAAESDIQAARRAVDRHLDLMPVLDNEGRLIGALPLSDAIDLLEDAEESRTARSAGTEPLYRPYLGTPLRKLVRARIVWLLVLAIGATLTVKVLATFEQTLESMVVLSLFIPLIVGIGGNTGNQAATTVTRALAMGDVRVRDLGRVIFREVRIGALLGLCLGTLALIIASVAFELKVGLIIGMTLIVLCAVAAAVGGAMPIIGKFFKADPAVFSNPFISTFVDAAGLIVYLSVAVIVLGQ, from the coding sequence ATGTTCACCTTCGAATACGTAGACTTTTCAACTACTTCGCTAGAGATCCGCAGCCGCCTTACGAACGAGGATTTTCAGCCACTAGCCACCCTGCTACGGTCTCTTGATCTGGGACAGCTCATCAAACAAATTGAGGCGTTGAAAACTACCGACGCTGCAATTCTCTATCGGCTACTCGACAAAGAGCGCGCCTTAGAAGTTTTCCAAGACTTAGATACTGTAGTTCAAGCAGAACTCATCGAAAGTCTCCAGCAAGAAGCCGTGGTAGATGCTTTCGCCGCCCTTGAACCTGCCGATCGAGTTGCTCTGCTCGATGAGCTTCCAGCAACTGTCGCATCGCAACTACTTGTTGGACTAGACGCGCAGCAGCGTCAGGCCACCGCAGTGCTGCTCGGCTATCAAGACTCCAGTGTTGGACGGGTGATGTCGCCTCAAGTCATCACCACGCTACCTGATTTCACCGTAGGACAGACGCTAGAACGAATAACACCGCAACTTGGTGCAACGGAGCATGGCCACATCATCATGGTGGTTGACTCGACGCGTCGTTTCCTTGGTGCCCTGCGGCTCAGTGAGCTCCTTGGGCAGCCACGCAACCAGCGCGTATCTGCGATCAGCAAGGAACTACCTACAGCTCAGGCCGCGGAATCGGATATCCAAGCTGCCCGTCGAGCTGTAGACCGCCACTTAGACCTGATGCCGGTCCTAGATAACGAAGGGCGTCTGATTGGTGCGCTTCCCTTGAGCGATGCCATCGATCTATTGGAAGACGCCGAAGAATCACGCACTGCACGAAGCGCTGGAACTGAGCCTCTGTACCGTCCCTACCTTGGCACGCCTCTTCGGAAACTGGTGCGAGCCAGGATCGTCTGGCTACTCGTTTTGGCCATCGGCGCTACCTTGACTGTGAAGGTTCTTGCCACGTTCGAACAGACTCTAGAGTCCATGGTGGTCCTGAGCTTGTTTATTCCACTCATCGTTGGCATTGGCGGTAATACCGGTAATCAGGCAGCCACCACCGTGACTCGTGCTCTGGCCATGGGTGATGTGCGCGTGCGTGACTTGGGCCGTGTCATCTTCCGTGAAGTACGAATTGGGGCCTTGCTCGGGCTGTGCTTAGGAACCCTCGCCTTGATCATTGCTAGCGTGGCTTTTGAGCTGAAGGTTGGCCTGATCATTGGAATGACGCTCATTGTGTTGTGCGCCGTGGCGGCGGCCGTCGGCGGAGCTATGCCCATTATCGGAAAGTTCTTCAAAGCTGATCCTGCGGTGTTCTCGAATCCATTCATTTCCACCTTCGTGGACGCAGCTGGACTGATTGTTTACCTTAGCGTTGCGGTCATAGTGCTCGGTCAGTGA
- a CDS encoding L-serine ammonia-lyase: MSVSVFDLFSVGIGPSSSHTVGPMRAAHAFIAQVIREEKMDALEKIRVDVYGSLAATGRGHGTFTAIMLGLEGFEPETVLPSQVDERLEQMEATGVLQLAAQLGQRKDLTYGVGDMIQHPLTVLPRHTNGVKFVALDAQDEELVNETFFSVGGGFIVREGAEERIEKNLEEKLQQQPYPFTTAAQLLEHTETTGKSIAQIMMSNELAYRSREEIRSGLIHIYQVMEDCKDSALERTGVLPGGLKVRRRAPEWHERLRKEDKDRDPVFWQEWINLVALAVNEENASGGRVVTAPTNGAAGIIPAVLFYATHYAPGAKYWNEDEKHDAVVNFLLTAGAVGVLYKEQASISGAEVGCQGEVGSASSMAAAGLAEVLGGTAAQVENAAEIAMEHNLGLTCDPIGGLVQIPCIERNAIAASKAVNAAKMALMGDGVHHVTLDEVIITMRETGKDMSDKYKETAMGGLAVNVVEC, from the coding sequence ATGTCGGTTAGCGTATTCGATCTTTTCTCGGTTGGCATTGGACCCTCGTCCAGCCATACCGTGGGGCCAATGCGTGCAGCGCACGCTTTTATTGCCCAAGTAATCCGTGAAGAGAAAATGGACGCCCTGGAAAAGATCCGGGTTGATGTCTACGGGTCTCTAGCTGCTACCGGTCGTGGTCACGGAACCTTTACCGCCATCATGTTGGGGCTGGAAGGTTTTGAGCCTGAAACGGTGCTCCCGTCCCAGGTTGATGAACGCCTGGAACAGATGGAAGCTACCGGTGTCCTGCAGCTGGCAGCGCAGTTAGGTCAGCGCAAGGACTTGACCTACGGCGTCGGTGACATGATCCAGCACCCTTTGACCGTGCTACCACGTCACACCAATGGTGTGAAGTTTGTGGCCCTTGATGCCCAAGACGAAGAACTAGTGAATGAAACCTTCTTCTCCGTGGGCGGTGGCTTTATCGTGCGCGAAGGCGCCGAAGAGCGTATTGAGAAGAACTTGGAAGAAAAGCTGCAGCAGCAGCCGTATCCTTTTACTACCGCAGCTCAACTGTTGGAGCATACAGAGACTACGGGTAAGTCTATTGCCCAGATCATGATGTCTAATGAGTTGGCATACCGTAGCCGTGAAGAAATCCGTTCCGGATTGATTCACATTTATCAGGTGATGGAAGACTGCAAGGACTCAGCTCTGGAGCGTACCGGGGTGTTGCCTGGTGGGCTGAAGGTTCGCCGCCGTGCCCCGGAATGGCATGAACGGTTGCGCAAGGAAGATAAGGACCGGGATCCTGTGTTTTGGCAGGAGTGGATCAACCTGGTGGCGTTGGCTGTTAATGAGGAAAATGCTTCCGGCGGCCGGGTGGTGACGGCACCGACTAATGGTGCTGCCGGTATTATTCCTGCGGTGTTGTTCTACGCTACGCATTATGCTCCGGGCGCTAAGTACTGGAATGAAGATGAGAAGCATGACGCTGTAGTTAATTTCTTGCTGACTGCTGGTGCTGTGGGTGTCTTGTATAAAGAGCAGGCGTCTATTTCTGGTGCTGAAGTTGGTTGTCAGGGTGAGGTCGGTTCTGCGTCGTCGATGGCGGCTGCTGGGTTGGCTGAGGTGCTGGGTGGAACCGCGGCACAGGTAGAGAACGCAGCCGAGATTGCAATGGAGCATAACCTCGGTTTGACCTGTGATCCTATTGGTGGTTTGGTGCAGATTCCTTGTATTGAGCGTAATGCGATTGCCGCTTCCAAGGCGGTGAACGCTGCGAAGATGGCGTTGATGGGTGACGGTGTGCATCACGTGACCCTAGACGAAGTAATCATCACGATGCGTGAAACGGGCAAGGATATGAGCGATAAGTATAAGGAAACGGCGATGGGCGGGTTGGCCGTCAACGTCGTCGAATGCTAG
- the glyA gene encoding serine hydroxymethyltransferase, with product MSNQTFESLAPVSLTQSLAALDPEVAQRIDAELARQQRGLEMIASENHTAQAVMQAQGSVLTNKYAEGYPGRRYYGGCEEVDVIETLAIERIKELFGAGFANVQPHSGAQANASVYHALVRPGDTVLGLNLAHGGHLTHGMKLNFSGRLFNIVPYGVNEETNLVDMDEVERLAVEHQPKMIVAGWSAYPRQLDFKRFREIADKVGAYLFVDMAHFAGLVAAGLHPSPVPHAHVVTSTTHKTLAGPRGGIILSNDAEIAKKLNSAVFPGQQGGPLEHVIAGKAVAFKIAASEEFKERQQRTLAGSRILAERLNQEDVAAKGISVLTGGTDVHLVLVDLRNSELDGQQAEDLLAQVEITVNRNAVPFDPRPPMTTSGLRIGTPALATRGFSEAAFAEVAEIIAQTLIAGADGNTAALPELKDRVLKLAEAHPLYPDLAKVSE from the coding sequence ATGAGCAACCAGACTTTTGAATCCCTAGCACCAGTGTCACTGACCCAGTCGCTAGCAGCCCTTGACCCAGAGGTCGCACAGCGCATCGACGCTGAACTGGCTCGCCAGCAGCGCGGTCTGGAAATGATTGCCTCGGAGAACCACACTGCTCAGGCTGTCATGCAGGCTCAGGGTTCGGTACTGACCAACAAGTACGCTGAAGGCTACCCAGGTCGCCGCTACTACGGTGGCTGCGAAGAGGTCGACGTCATTGAGACCCTGGCCATCGAGCGTATCAAGGAACTGTTTGGTGCAGGTTTCGCCAACGTTCAGCCTCACTCCGGTGCCCAGGCTAACGCTTCGGTCTACCACGCACTGGTTCGCCCAGGCGACACCGTACTGGGTCTGAACCTGGCACACGGTGGACACCTGACCCACGGTATGAAGCTGAACTTCTCCGGTCGCCTGTTCAACATCGTTCCTTACGGTGTGAACGAAGAGACCAACCTGGTGGACATGGACGAGGTCGAGCGCCTGGCCGTAGAGCACCAACCAAAGATGATCGTGGCAGGCTGGTCGGCCTACCCACGTCAGCTGGACTTCAAGCGATTCCGCGAGATCGCTGACAAGGTCGGCGCTTACCTGTTCGTGGATATGGCACACTTCGCAGGTCTGGTTGCAGCTGGTCTGCACCCATCGCCAGTGCCACACGCACACGTGGTTACCTCGACCACCCACAAGACCCTTGCCGGTCCTCGTGGTGGCATCATCCTGTCCAACGATGCTGAAATCGCCAAGAAGCTGAATTCCGCGGTCTTCCCAGGCCAGCAGGGCGGCCCACTGGAGCACGTCATCGCAGGTAAGGCAGTAGCCTTCAAGATTGCTGCTTCCGAAGAGTTCAAGGAACGTCAGCAGCGCACCTTAGCTGGCTCCCGCATTCTTGCTGAGCGTCTGAACCAGGAAGATGTTGCAGCTAAGGGCATCAGCGTACTGACCGGCGGCACCGACGTGCACCTGGTCTTGGTTGATCTTCGTAACTCGGAGCTTGACGGTCAGCAGGCAGAAGATCTGCTGGCACAGGTTGAGATCACAGTTAACCGCAACGCGGTGCCATTCGACCCACGCCCACCAATGACTACCTCGGGTCTGCGTATTGGTACCCCAGCATTGGCCACCCGTGGCTTCTCGGAGGCGGCATTCGCTGAGGTAGCTGAGATCATTGCTCAGACTCTGATCGCAGGTGCCGACGGCAATACCGCTGCCCTTCCAGAGCTGAAGGACCGTGTTCTGAAGCTCGCCGAGGCGCACCCACTGTACCCGGACCTGGCTAAGGTTTCCGAGTAA
- the gcvH gene encoding glycine cleavage system protein GcvH has product MSKVLSSLRYSAEHEWLDASSPAKVGITQIAADALGDVVYVDLPEVGDAVTAGETCGEVESTKSVSDLYSPVTGTVVAINDEAVDNPAILNEDPYGAGWLFTVEVTEEGPLLSAADYASANGGDVQ; this is encoded by the coding sequence GTGAGTAAAGTTCTTTCGTCATTGCGCTACTCGGCAGAGCACGAGTGGCTGGACGCTTCATCCCCAGCTAAGGTCGGCATCACCCAGATCGCTGCAGACGCCCTGGGCGACGTGGTCTACGTGGACCTGCCAGAGGTTGGCGATGCGGTGACCGCAGGCGAAACCTGTGGCGAGGTGGAATCCACCAAGTCGGTTTCCGACCTGTACTCGCCAGTGACCGGCACCGTTGTTGCCATCAACGACGAGGCCGTTGACAACCCAGCAATCCTGAACGAAGACCCATACGGTGCCGGCTGGCTGTTCACCGTAGAGGTTACCGAAGAAGGTCCGCTGCTCTCTGCAGCAGACTACGCAAGCGCGAACGGTGGAGACGTCCAGTAA
- the gcvT gene encoding glycine cleavage system aminomethyltransferase GcvT: MTETTQELKHTALHAQHAELGANFTDFGGWDMPLKYGSELAEHRAVRSTAGLFDLSHMGEVYLSGPQAGIALNTALAGNFTIMKVGKAKYSLILNEEGKIIDDLIVYRLEEEKFLVVPNAGNADVVAAALEERVAGFDVQLDNASARQSLIAVQGPNAEAIVAKLAADEAVAQSVTELKYYAAANLVLGGMDVLLARTGYTGEDGFELIIENEQAAELWSKIITIGADYELVPCGLAARDSLRLEAGMPLYGNELSLERTPFDAGFGPVVSFKKEEDFVGRKALEALREQSPARKLVGLKGLGKRAGRGGYAIVKDGATVGEITSGQPSPTLGYPVALGYVDAQFSEVGTELEVDLRGKTLPFVVVELPFYTRAK; encoded by the coding sequence ATGACTGAAACTACCCAAGAACTTAAGCACACCGCCCTGCATGCCCAGCACGCAGAACTCGGCGCAAACTTCACCGACTTTGGTGGCTGGGATATGCCACTGAAGTACGGTTCTGAACTGGCCGAGCACCGGGCAGTTCGTTCCACCGCAGGACTCTTTGACCTGTCCCACATGGGCGAGGTTTACCTCTCCGGTCCACAGGCCGGCATCGCGCTGAACACCGCGTTGGCTGGAAACTTCACCATCATGAAGGTGGGCAAGGCCAAGTACTCGCTGATCTTGAATGAAGAAGGCAAGATCATCGATGATCTGATCGTGTACCGCCTTGAGGAAGAGAAATTCCTCGTCGTTCCTAACGCTGGCAATGCTGATGTGGTGGCTGCAGCTTTGGAAGAACGAGTAGCAGGATTTGATGTTCAGCTGGATAACGCTTCGGCTCGCCAGTCCCTGATTGCAGTTCAGGGACCCAACGCTGAGGCCATCGTTGCCAAGCTGGCAGCGGATGAAGCAGTAGCCCAGAGCGTCACAGAACTGAAATATTATGCAGCGGCTAATCTGGTGCTCGGCGGTATGGACGTACTGCTGGCGCGCACAGGATACACCGGTGAAGACGGCTTCGAATTGATCATCGAAAATGAACAGGCCGCCGAACTGTGGAGCAAGATCATCACCATTGGTGCGGATTACGAATTGGTTCCGTGTGGCTTGGCCGCCCGCGACTCACTTCGTTTGGAAGCCGGTATGCCGTTGTACGGTAACGAGCTGAGCCTGGAACGAACCCCATTTGATGCGGGATTTGGCCCTGTAGTCTCCTTCAAGAAGGAAGAAGATTTTGTGGGTCGAAAGGCCCTGGAAGCCTTGCGAGAGCAGAGCCCAGCACGCAAGCTGGTTGGTCTGAAGGGTCTGGGTAAGCGCGCCGGCCGCGGTGGTTATGCCATCGTCAAGGACGGGGCCACTGTCGGAGAAATCACCTCCGGCCAGCCATCTCCGACCCTTGGTTACCCGGTAGCCCTAGGGTATGTGGATGCACAATTCAGTGAAGTTGGTACCGAGCTAGAGGTAGATCTGCGCGGTAAGACTTTGCCATTTGTCGTCGTCGAACTGCCGTTCTACACGCGAGCCAAGTAA
- the gcvP gene encoding aminomethyl-transferring glycine dehydrogenase — MTVTQTSASTTSEFVSRHIGPRPADVETMLQTLGYSSLDDLIDTAVPADIRQDSMLDIPAALSETEALAHLRALASKNVMKTQMIGQGFYDTITPAVIRRNIVENPAWYTAYTPYQPEISQGRLEALLNFQTMVMDLTGLPIANASLLDESSAAAEAVLMMRRANKKKAKGKTVLDSNIFPQTIKVVQGRADALGFEVEVADLSAGLPEGDISGILLQQPGNNGSIAEHEGIIAAAKEAGAMVTVIADLLALTMITPPGEQGADIAVGNTQRFGVPLFFGGPHAAYMAVADGLTRSMPGRLVGVSVDDAGVPAYRLALQTREQHIRREKATSNICTAQALLAICASMYAVYHGPAGLKQIASRANNHARVIASSLVAGGFTLASQSFFDTVVVNVENAEQIISAANEAGINLRKINDTQVGVSTDETTTSDIVKTLLGVFGVELSAPEGFDIPASQVRTSNYLTHPIFNTISSETQMMRYLRRLSDRDLALDRTMIPLGSCTMKLNSAAEMESITWPEFASIHPYVPAEQSVGWRELITDLEGRLTAITGYAGVSIQPNAGSQGEYAGLLAISGYHASRGEAQRNVCLIPASAHGTNAASAVLAGMKVVVVKTAADGTIDANDLDAKIEANKDVLAAIMITYPSTHGVYDADVRVVCDKVHAAGGQVYIDGANMNAMVGLAQPGKFGGDVSHLNLHKTFCIPHGGGGPGVGPIGVGEHLLPFLPGDASGSYTERDGVPVVATAFGSAGVLPISWAYIAMMGGDGLTEATKHAILNANYIAKCLNEHFPVLFTGNKDLVAHECILDLRELTAKTGVTAEDVAKRLIDFGFHAPTLSFPVAGTLMVEPTESEDLGEIERFIEAMITIRQEMEEVLSGVYSIEQSPLRNAPHTATAVINSNWDRKYSVEQAAFPVSGLKFDKYFPAVGRIDGAGGDRNLICSCPAPEAFED, encoded by the coding sequence ATGACCGTCACGCAGACTTCGGCTTCAACAACAAGCGAATTTGTTTCTCGCCATATCGGCCCGCGTCCAGCAGATGTAGAGACCATGCTTCAGACTCTGGGCTACAGCAGCCTAGATGATCTGATCGATACCGCCGTTCCGGCAGACATTCGCCAAGACTCCATGCTGGATATCCCAGCCGCACTGAGCGAAACCGAAGCCTTGGCCCACCTGCGTGCGCTTGCCTCGAAGAACGTCATGAAGACCCAGATGATCGGCCAGGGCTTCTACGACACCATCACCCCAGCGGTAATCCGCCGCAACATCGTGGAAAACCCTGCCTGGTACACCGCCTACACCCCGTACCAGCCGGAAATCTCCCAGGGCCGCCTAGAAGCCCTGCTGAACTTCCAGACCATGGTCATGGATCTGACCGGTCTGCCGATCGCCAACGCCTCGCTGCTGGACGAATCCTCGGCCGCCGCCGAAGCAGTGCTGATGATGCGCCGCGCCAACAAGAAGAAGGCCAAGGGCAAGACCGTCCTGGACTCCAATATCTTCCCGCAGACCATCAAGGTCGTGCAGGGCCGCGCCGACGCACTGGGCTTCGAAGTTGAAGTCGCTGACCTGTCCGCTGGTCTGCCAGAGGGTGACATCTCCGGCATCCTGCTGCAGCAGCCAGGTAACAACGGCTCCATCGCAGAGCATGAAGGCATCATCGCCGCCGCCAAGGAAGCCGGCGCCATGGTCACCGTCATCGCTGACCTGCTGGCTCTGACCATGATCACCCCTCCCGGTGAGCAGGGCGCAGATATTGCCGTGGGTAACACCCAGCGTTTTGGTGTGCCACTGTTCTTCGGTGGTCCGCACGCAGCCTACATGGCTGTAGCCGATGGCCTGACCCGCTCCATGCCAGGACGCCTAGTTGGTGTTTCGGTGGACGACGCCGGAGTTCCTGCCTACCGTCTGGCACTGCAGACCCGCGAACAGCACATTCGCCGTGAAAAGGCGACCAGCAACATTTGTACCGCCCAAGCACTGTTGGCCATCTGTGCCTCAATGTACGCGGTGTACCACGGCCCAGCAGGCCTGAAGCAGATCGCTAGTCGCGCCAACAACCACGCTCGCGTGATTGCTAGCTCCCTGGTAGCCGGTGGATTCACCTTGGCTTCTCAGAGCTTCTTCGACACCGTAGTAGTCAACGTTGAGAACGCTGAGCAGATCATCTCGGCCGCCAATGAAGCAGGGATCAACCTGCGCAAGATCAACGACACCCAGGTGGGCGTGTCCACCGACGAGACCACCACCTCGGATATCGTCAAGACCCTGCTGGGCGTTTTCGGCGTGGAGCTTTCGGCCCCCGAAGGATTCGACATCCCAGCCTCCCAGGTCCGCACCAGCAACTACCTGACCCACCCAATCTTTAACACCATTTCCTCCGAGACCCAGATGATGCGTTACCTGCGTCGCCTCTCGGACCGTGACCTGGCACTGGATCGCACCATGATCCCGCTGGGCTCGTGCACCATGAAGCTGAACTCGGCTGCCGAGATGGAATCCATCACCTGGCCAGAATTCGCTTCCATCCACCCTTATGTTCCAGCTGAACAGAGTGTGGGTTGGCGTGAACTGATCACCGACCTTGAAGGCCGTTTGACCGCGATCACCGGTTACGCTGGCGTCTCCATCCAGCCCAACGCAGGATCCCAGGGCGAATACGCAGGCCTGCTTGCCATCTCCGGCTACCACGCATCGCGTGGAGAAGCCCAGCGCAATGTCTGCCTGATCCCTGCCTCGGCCCACGGCACCAACGCTGCTTCGGCAGTACTGGCTGGTATGAAGGTGGTCGTCGTGAAGACCGCTGCCGACGGCACCATTGACGCCAATGATTTGGATGCCAAGATCGAGGCCAACAAGGACGTACTGGCCGCCATCATGATCACCTACCCATCCACCCACGGTGTCTACGACGCCGACGTGCGTGTGGTCTGCGATAAGGTTCACGCAGCCGGTGGTCAGGTGTACATCGACGGTGCCAACATGAACGCCATGGTGGGTCTGGCCCAGCCAGGTAAGTTCGGCGGCGACGTGTCGCACCTGAACCTGCACAAGACCTTCTGCATCCCTCACGGTGGTGGCGGTCCAGGCGTCGGCCCAATCGGTGTCGGCGAGCACCTGCTGCCATTTTTGCCAGGCGATGCCTCGGGCAGCTACACCGAGCGCGATGGTGTGCCGGTAGTGGCCACCGCCTTTGGCTCGGCCGGCGTCCTGCCGATCTCTTGGGCTTACATTGCCATGATGGGCGGCGATGGTTTGACCGAAGCCACCAAGCACGCAATCTTGAACGCTAACTACATCGCTAAGTGCCTGAACGAACACTTCCCAGTGCTCTTCACCGGCAACAAGGACCTGGTGGCACACGAGTGCATCTTGGACCTGCGTGAACTGACCGCCAAGACCGGGGTCACCGCAGAAGATGTGGCCAAGCGTCTGATCGACTTTGGGTTCCACGCACCAACCCTGTCCTTCCCAGTGGCTGGCACCTTGATGGTTGAGCCAACGGAGTCCGAGGACTTGGGCGAGATCGAGCGCTTCATCGAAGCCATGATCACCATCCGTCAGGAAATGGAAGAAGTTCTCTCGGGCGTCTACAGCATCGAGCAGTCACCACTGCGCAACGCCCCACACACTGCTACCGCGGTGATCAACAGCAATTGGGATCGCAAGTACTCGGTAGAGCAGGCTGCTTTCCCGGTCTCCGGCTTGAAGTTCGATAAGTACTTCCCAGCTGTGGGCCGTATTGACGGCGCCGGTGGCGACCGTAACCTGATCTGCTCCTGCCCTGCTCCTGAAGCCTTCGAAGACTAG
- a CDS encoding SGNH/GDSL hydrolase family protein, which translates to MKKFLALGDSFTEGVGDVDLGRPNQVRGWADRVAEVLCTQGDWEYANLAVRGKKIGQVINQQLDQGLSMKPDLVSIYAGGNDILRPTADLDALMRGYEGIVRRFNEAGSTVLLFTGFDTVESPLFSKTRPRTAIYNEKVREIADAHGAIIADYWRWREFSDVRYWAVDRLHMNELGHGLMASKVLEVLAEHQVTDDDWSQLIQAPVLPELAVNSRGEKLKAELGWAREHLAPWIKRRLTGTSSGDTLSAKYPQYLQLSAATN; encoded by the coding sequence GTGAAGAAGTTTCTGGCATTAGGTGATTCATTCACAGAAGGCGTTGGCGACGTTGATCTGGGACGCCCCAATCAGGTGCGCGGTTGGGCCGACCGAGTCGCGGAAGTGCTTTGCACCCAAGGGGACTGGGAATACGCCAACCTTGCGGTGCGTGGCAAAAAGATCGGTCAGGTCATTAACCAGCAGCTCGACCAAGGGCTGTCCATGAAACCAGATTTGGTCAGCATCTATGCCGGCGGCAATGACATTCTGCGGCCCACAGCAGACCTTGACGCACTGATGCGTGGTTATGAAGGAATTGTCCGACGCTTCAACGAGGCCGGGAGCACCGTGTTGCTATTTACCGGTTTTGACACCGTTGAGTCCCCGCTGTTCTCCAAGACCCGTCCACGCACGGCCATTTATAACGAGAAGGTTCGCGAGATCGCCGATGCCCACGGCGCGATCATTGCCGATTACTGGCGGTGGCGAGAATTTTCGGACGTACGCTACTGGGCCGTGGACCGACTGCACATGAACGAACTGGGGCATGGCCTGATGGCCTCCAAGGTGCTCGAAGTATTAGCTGAGCACCAGGTCACTGATGATGATTGGTCGCAACTGATTCAGGCTCCCGTTCTTCCCGAATTGGCAGTGAACTCACGCGGTGAAAAACTCAAGGCTGAATTGGGTTGGGCAAGAGAACATTTAGCGCCGTGGATCAAGCGTCGACTGACCGGAACCTCCTCGGGAGACACGCTCTCAGCCAAGTATCCTCAGTACCTTCAGCTTTCCGCAGCCACGAATTAA